The segment aattattagttGGTAACACTGATGAATAATGACATTCATTACTTATTACTACCACATGATATTATCACATTCAAGGGTTCAACCCAGTGAGAACACACACAAGGATAGGCCGAGAAGGAATGTAGGCCGAGGGAATGCTAGAGTAGTGATCCATGATTGTCTATAACTACTTCGACGCATGTCTCAGGTGCCAGATCCGCCTTCTTCGCTAATCAGGGCCAGGCGTCCGTCGTATTCCCTGGATAGAGCCATCTTCATCTGTGTGAAAAGATTTATATTAGTCAGGGTTAGCGCAGTTGATATAATTATAGAGTCCAAGACAATAGACAAATTTGTTTAAGACGAATTTAAGGGTCTAATAATGGTTCTAAAAGAGCtcagggaaaattaatttggctggACTTGGCTGCAATATTAGTGACGTTGTATTGATTCTTGAGTTAAAACAAGTGCCACGAATCATCCATATTTTCGACAAGAATAATGCCTGCAAGACACTCGGGTTTCTTTCGTTTCGAAGTTAAGCTAACCTTAGACCGCTCCTCGTCAAACCGGGCCCTGACGTCTGCATGCTGTCTCTCTAGGTCCTCTTGTCTTTTGCGATATGCCTCCTTGAGGCGCACCCGCTCAGAGACACCCTTTTCGACGATGCTGCTGGCAACCTCTCTTTTGATGCGCACCAATTCGTCCTTGTCTTTGTGTATTTTTGCCAACGCCTTGACCTCGTCCCGCCGCACGCTTTCCAGTTTCTTCATCACCTCGGCAGTTTCCCTTTCGACCAAAGTAGCCAGCATTTTCAGCTGAGCAGCCTGAGAGGCCTTCATGACCTTCTCCAGAGTAGAGAAGACCTGAAAGTTTGTATatagtttttcaaataaatttaatgggaGCCATCTTACAGTTTCATGGTATTTCTCCTGCAGGTCTTTTTCTTGAGCAAGGTGTTCACGAGCTAGGCCTTTTGATCTCGACTCTGGGTCACTTTCAGTAGGCTCTTCAACCTCACtgtaactttaatttaataaaaagctcATCACAGTTTTATGAAAGGCCttacatatttttgcttgaGAGCCTTTTGACTAGTTTGTGGCTCATGTAGAATTTCCCCTTGGATTTGTCAGCATCACCTGATGTGGTCTTTTGACCTCCAAACCTGGCTTTCTCTTTTTCGTGCTTTTTGCGCAAGTTTTCCAGTTTCTTCTCTAATTCCATTTTCTTCTCCTTCACGACTTTAGACTCCATAAGCTGTTCTAACGACTCAGCACAAATCTCAGCAATGGCTGATGCCGACACCGGGTGAGCATTTGTTGGTCCAGGACTTCCTTTGGCGATTGGAGTGCTCTCTGAGAGCGATTCCACAGATTCTGCCTCCTCCACTTGAGTAGTTTCCGTCTGATTAATCGAAACCGAAGCTCGGGGTAAAGATCCTGTTGCAGGAGCAGAGAACGAGGGCAGTTCGGAGGACGTAGTGGAATGTAGCTGAGAGCGGCGGGCTTTGGTTCCGGGATTTTCTTTGCCAAAGGTGTCTTCCAAAACCTATGGAACAAACAGGTCACAATTTTACCATCGATCACAAAACTGAGAAATACCTCTGAAGTTTCCTCCATATCATCGGTCAAAACGCTCAGTTGCTGGGCTCTTTTTTCAAGTTCCGACTGATACTTGATCGGATTTGCCAAGGCTTCTGCAAAGTCAGACAAGCCATCTGGCACATAATCTTTAACAACAACGTGAACAAAAACCGAGGCCAAGCCAATGGGCTGGCTGAACTCGTTTCGCAAGCCAACTTGGCGGTAGCCAGGGCAAAGGCCGACCACGGGTATCACTCGATGTCCAATCAGCCGGCCAGATTCTTCATATGCGGCCAGTCGGAGAGTGGCCAGCTCTGGGAGAACCACCTTTTTGAACACAAACGGCTCTTCCTCAAACAGCGGATTGATTCCATTGACAGGTACAATCTTGGTTTTGAACCTCTTGCGTACTGTGTCAGCCGGTAAACCAAACATGTCGACTTCAATGTACGTGCCAACCCTTTTATCTGTCAAGAATTGACCAGAAATGACCTAGAAGAGATGATAATTAGAGTGGTACAAGTGGAAGCATTCATtatttgtgggtttctctgctaccgagaaattaattttaataacagattttttattattcttacaAATTTCTGTTATCAAAGAGTGATACGTTATCGCGTGGTGTTTTTCACGGATAAAATAATCTATCGAACTGCTATCATGCGGAAGTTAAGGAAGTCAGCAGAGCTTTTTACAAGAAGCCCTAGCCTCATGAAGAGCTACAGTGTGTAGTGCAGAAAGTGCCACTCTGTGTACCTGAACTGAAACAGTGCCGGCTATTATGCCATCTACTGTGGACTCGGCAAAAGGATCAAACCTCCGGTCTCTGCGGCGCATGTACTCTGGTTTCAGAAGGTAGCCACAACGCTGGTTGTACTCAAAGATGCCGAGATTTAACTGCATTGCCAAATCTAGTGATTTATATAAAGGGGTGAGAGTGGTGCAAGGGGCATTCGGGTGCTGGGGTGCTACCTAGGTTCTGGTAGTTCAGGGCCACCAGCTGGCAGCCTGCGTTCCAGAACACTTGTGGCATGAAGTTGGACGAGTCAAACCTGGTGCCAGCAGGGTAAACTCTGCTCAGCTGGAATTTATTGTAGTTGACAAACTCAATGGGCCTCTCTTTCAGTAGGGTTGTGGCCTGCTTCTCGTCAAAAGAACTCATTTCGTAACTTCGCTTTTTCTCTGTTGTCAGCGGCATAATTAGCAAGCTGCCCAGACAAAGAACTTCAAAGCAACTCACTTTCAGCGTTTTCGAATGATGTAAAGTGAACCGGCTGTACGTAGTTGACCAGGGCAGAGAGCTCTTCGCCAGCCTCCGTCTCGCGAGTTGACTTCTCGTCTGGTGCTTTGTTagccaatttttcaacttcttcctcctcctcagaGCTGCTCTCTTCATCttcatctgaaaatatttaaatgatttccagaatttatttggtttttcgCCCAAATCAACAGTTTTAGCAAGACTTAAACTGTTGGACCCTCTCCAAAAGGTATGTTCaagttttttctttagaatttgtgaaaaaagtgGAGCttagaaaattgatttgttgcacgcgtcaaaattattttaaggaccagatttttttgttttatctgGAAATATCTTTAATGATTGCAATAGTGGTTAGatctttttggaaaaaatcccAAAGAAATAACATAACATATTGTCCTCAAATTTGTTGCCGTCTTGATAGAAATTCCGCAAACAATATATTAGAGCTTGCAGGAAAAGCTTCAAAAAGAATTTTGACTTACCATTTGGTTCCTCCTCATCACGACTTTCTCGACTGTTGTCCTTCAACAAAGCTGGTACCTCTCCATTCCCGTGCTGCGTGACAGGAAGGGCAGAGGCGACAGCAGCTGCTGCTAATCCACTTGGGGCGGCGTGCCCCTTTTTGTGATGCTTTTTCTTGTTCTTAATTATGATCTTGCGCCTCAATGCAGCTGGGGGCGGTAAAACGCTGCCGGGCTCCAGCTAAAATTGCAACGCTGATTACTTGCTCATCCACAAGcagttttacaaaattgtaaaaacctTAAAAGAATCCAGGGGTATATCAAGTAGCATGTCCCCGAAGAATTCACGACAGTATTGGGCAATTTTAGCTTGTTGGCGGGTATTGCAGTGGTTTTCGAAAGACAGAATCACAGGGTAGTCGGAAGTCTTGAAAGCGGTCTCTGCAATGGCCTCGATCACCTCCCTTGCAGAGATCTCAGGTACAAAAGTGTAGCCGTGAACGATCACGGGTTCCTCAGTGCGGCCGTTCCAAAAGTCGAGCTCCACGCATCGGCAGCCTGCCAGCAGGCACTGCCGATAGATCTCAACAGACGACTTTCCTGTCAGCTGGTGGCCTGTGAGGTATGTATTGTGAGAAGAGTTGATAAAGTAATGAGGCAAGGGCTGGTCCATATCGTCCAACTGATAAGACTTGGCTGAGGAAACGACCGGGTTGTCTTCACTAAGCAGGTATCGCAGCAAACCGTCCAGACTCAGAACACCTTTGAATGAGAGCAATGTTAGAATGCGAGCTGGGCTCCAGCAAGTGTGCAATGGTCAAGCTTAGCGTTGCGCTAGTGGCGAATGATGTTGAATTAGATCAAGTGCAAAATGTACAGATTTTGTGATTTAGTTAGTCGTTTCAAAAGTGATAAAATCGTAATTATATAGTGGACACAATATTCGTACTACTGCTAAAACTACAGCAGTGATATTATTTAAGTGTGTGTACATAGTAGAAATAAACCTCTGAATAATAACCTTAACTGAGGGTGGTTCATCTCGCGTAGTCGTTATCAGAACGCAATATTTTCACAACTCCAGCCCCCAGGCATGCAGTGAACATAAAACAACATGCAGATGATTTCCATGCTATTCTACCTCTCTGGGCGTTGCTTTTGTTTGGTTCGTGTTGGGTGATGAGATCTTTGGCTCGCTCCACATTTGCATAAGGGTAGAGTATTTCGTTGAGCCGTGGGTCTCGTTGAGATTTGTTCAAGAACTCCACAAACTGTTCAGCCGCCATCAATTTGCGCTTTGAGCCGCCACAACTGAAATGCGCGCGCTTATATGTTAGTTTTGGTGCTCAGgcgagaaaaatcaataaagaaTTACAGTGAGTCGAAGATGGACTCAAGCTCTGTCCTTTGGGTCAGATTCTTATACAGAGTAAAAAAGTCTTCATATTGGAATTTCGAGACTGGAATGAAGTCATTCTGGAATAGAGAGATCAAACGCTCTTTAGTGGCACACGttatctcgcgcgcgcgagatcaAAAGGCTTTACCTTTCCTGAGAGGAGCCCAGACGCCTCCAAAGCTTTCTCCACTCTCTTCCTGTCTTCTTTGTTCTGGGCAAATGTCTTTAAAATGCTGCAACATGAAAAACCATTGAGCATCCGCTGCAACAGCGCGGGTGTCAAGCAGTATTCTCACTTTTTCACAGGTATTTTGCCAGCTTTGTCCGCCATGAGTGTCAGCCGAGTATGTGCTTTTAGCAAAAACATCGAAGTGGGCCCATTGAGTTGCACCAAGTTGTAAGCCAGTCGCACCACTTCATTGGCCCACATCTAAAGGGGGAACACGCTCCATGTAATATGGCgtgtatatgtatatatgtagAACACAGCCACAGGTGGCCCTCATGCACAAAATCACTTACCTCGGCTGTCTCTTTGTTTGAACAGCAAAAGTTGACAAAGTTCGGGTTCACAAAATCAGATCCGTAACAAACTGTGAGTGTCTTGTCCTCCAAGGGTTCCTGCGACCCCATGCACACCACCTGTCTTAACTTTGGGTCCTGCCgatggaaaaattagaaaatgcaaaaagtatCGAGCCCAAGAGAGACC is part of the Cloeon dipterum chromosome 1, ieCloDipt1.1, whole genome shotgun sequence genome and harbors:
- the Plc21C gene encoding 1-phosphatidylinositol 4,5-bisphosphate phosphodiesterase classes I and II — encoded protein: MAATTPRAGARPLEVPRALQEGDKFVRWDEDSGVGCPVTLRVDPNGFYLYWTDQNNEVDMIDLVTVRDTRNGKNAKIPKDPKLRQVVCMGSQEPLEDKTLTVCYGSDFVNPNFVNFCCSNKETAEMWANEVVRLAYNLVQLNGPTSMFLLKAHTRLTLMADKAGKIPVKNILKTFAQNKEDRKRVEKALEASGLLSGKNDFIPVSKFQYEDFFTLYKNLTQRTELESIFDSLCGGSKRKLMAAEQFVEFLNKSQRDPRLNEILYPYANVERAKDLITQHEPNKSNAQRGVLSLDGLLRYLLSEDNPVVSSAKSYQLDDMDQPLPHYFINSSHNTYLTGHQLTGKSSVEIYRQCLLAGCRCVELDFWNGRTEEPVIVHGYTFVPEISAREVIEAIAETAFKTSDYPVILSFENHCNTRQQAKIAQYCREFFGDMLLDIPLDSFKLEPGSVLPPPAALRRKIIIKNKKKHHKKGHAAPSGLAAAAVASALPVTQHGNGEVPALLKDNSRESRDEEEPNDEDEESSSEEEEEVEKLANKAPDEKSTRETEAGEELSALVNYVQPVHFTSFENAEKKKRSYEMSSFDEKQATTLLKERPIEFVNYNKFQLSRVYPAGTRFDSSNFMPQVFWNAGCQLVALNYQNLDLAMQLNLGIFEYNQRCGYLLKPEYMRRRDRRFDPFAESTVDGIIAGTVSVQVISGQFLTDKRVGTYIEVDMFGLPADTVRKRFKTKIVPVNGINPLFEEEPFVFKKVVLPELATLRLAAYEESGRLIGHRVIPVVGLCPGYRQVGLRNEFSQPIGLASVFVHVVVKDYVPDGLSDFAEALANPIKYQSELEKRAQQLSVLTDDMEETSEVLEDTFGKENPGTKARRSQLHSTTSSELPSFSAPATGSLPRASVSINQTETTQVEEAESVESLSESTPIAKGSPGPTNAHPVSASAIAEICAESLEQLMESKVVKEKKMELEKKLENLRKKHEKEKARFGGQKTTSGDADKSKGKFYMSHKLVKRLSSKNIEVEEPTESDPESRSKGLAREHLAQEKDLQEKYHETVFSTLEKVMKASQAAQLKMLATLVERETAEVMKKLESVRRDEVKALAKIHKDKDELVRIKREVASSIVEKGVSERVRLKEAYRKRQEDLERQHADVRARFDEERSKMKMALSREYDGRLALISEEGGSGT